The Pseudochaenichthys georgianus chromosome 24, fPseGeo1.2, whole genome shotgun sequence genome includes a region encoding these proteins:
- the gtf2h5 gene encoding general transcription factor IIH subunit 5 — protein MVNVHKGVLVECDPAMKQFLLFLDEKMALGKKFILKDLDDTHLFILEEVVKTLQERVGELMDQNSFPFKQQ, from the exons ATGGTCAACGTACACAAAGGTGTCCTTGTTGAATG TGATCCCGCCATGAAACAATTCCTCCTGTTTCTGGATGAAAAAATGGCCCTGGGAAAGAAGTTCATCCTCAAGGACCTTGACGACACACACTTGTTCATCCTAGAAGAAGTGGTGAAGACCCTGCAGGAGAGAGTCGGCGAGTTAATGGACCAAAATTCATTCCCTTTCAAGCAGCAATAA
- the serac1 gene encoding protein SERAC1: MSTAALRLIRCRRLSTAGSPGVRKVPLWKDLRKVAKVTAAVVSGGCLFITYEVVALDKAVTIDTSAILQEKYKSYIYLRATPSDEKDNLTAGLTHKARRELHKAARRFLELSSRVLLQSLDEHFSHVDADPHEVALWALLKRTMSPNKAIRVQAVQELAENHHWQDYQYQTAAQIIDQRTAVGLARTPKVDLRFFLRSPALPELENNLSAEDGLRQLLASLPQSEVDKCVQYFTSLALRESTQSLAAQRGGLWCFGGNGLPYAQSLTSVPSEKVESFCLQALVQHSKVESHCEHIVSNGGLQLLQRVYQLRKDSLKIQRNIVRIIGNLALNESAYQAISQSGWISVLAEMMQSPHVMQASHAARALANLDRETVKEKYQDGIYILHPQTRDNQPIKADVLFIHGILGAAFKTWRQKDRNGLEEETESKGDYTECWPKSWLAADCPNLRVLSVEYDSHLSDWMAKCPVENQRKSLAYRSRELLKKLKLAGVGERPVVWVAHSMGGLLVKKMLLDASEDPEMQALLNNTKGIMFYSVPHHGTFMAEYSVNVRYLLFPSVEVRELCKDSPALRNLNENFLDMAKEKEFKVLSFTETLPTNIGPMIKILVVPTQSANLGIGELIEVDVDHLNICKPEKKDSFLYKRSLQFILEALQSYISH, translated from the exons ATGTCTACAGCTGCTCTCCGTTTGATCCGCTGTCGGAGACTGAGCACAGCTGGGTCGCCTGGAGTAAGGAAAGTGCCTCTGTGGAAAGATTTAA GAAAGGTTGCTAAAGTAACTGCTGCAGTTGTCTCTGG GGGCTGTCTTTTTATCACTTATGAAGTGGTGGCCTTGGACAAGGCTGTGACCATTGATACTAGTGCAATTCTTCAGGAAAAGTACAAGTCTTACATCTATCTGAGAGCCACTCCTTCAGATGAGAAGGACAACCTTACTGCAG GGCTCACACACAAAGCAAGGAGGGAACTTCACAAAGCAGCAAGGCGGTTTCTGGAATTATCCTCGAGGGTTTTGCTGCAATCACTAGACG AGCACTTCAGCCATGTAGATGCAGACCCCCATGAGGTGGCATTATGGGCCTTACTGAAGAGGACAATGTCACCCAATAAAGCCATCAGAGTGCAGGCTGTTCAGGAGCTGGCAGAGAATCACCATTGGCAGG ACTACCAGTACCAGACAGCAGCCCAGATTATAGACCAGCGGACAGCAGTGGGTCTGGCCCGGACCCCTAAGGTAGACCTTCGATTCTTCCTGCGTTCACCTGCACTGCCTGAACTGGAGAAC AATTTGTCGGCAGAGGACGGACTGAGACAGCTGCTGGCGTCTCTGCCTCAGTCTGAGGTGGATAAATGTGTTCAGTACTTCACATCCCTGGCCCTCAGAGAGAGCACCCAGTCCCTGGCAGCACAACGG GGCGGTCTGTGGTGTTTTGGAGGGAATGGACTGCCTTACGCACAGAGCCTCACCTCCGTTCCCTCTGAGAAGGTGGAATCCTTTTGCCTACAGGCACTGGTACAGCACTCAAAG GTAGAGAGCCACTGTGAACACATAGTTTCCAACGGGggtctgcagctcctccagAGGGTTTATCAGCTTCGTAAAGACTCCCTGAAGATCCAGAGGAACATTGTTCGAATCATAGGAAATTTGGCGCTCAATGAAAGTGCTTACCAGGCCATTTCCCAGTCTG GCTGGATATCTGTACTGGCTGAGATGATGCAGTCTCCTCATGTCATGCAGgcgtctcatgcagctcgcgctCTCGCCAACCTGGATAGGGAGACGGTGAAAGAGAAATACCAAGACGGCATCTATATCCTCCACCCTCAAACACGTGACAA CCAGCCAATCAAAGCTGACGTGCTCTTCATCCATGGGATTCTCGGGGCAGCTTTTAAGACTTGGAGGCAAAAGGACCGTAATGGGTTAGAGGAAGAGACAGAAAGCAAGGGTGACTACACTGAGTGCTGGCCGAAG TCATGGTTGGCTGCTGACTGTCCCAATCTGAGAGTGCTATCAGTGGAGTATGACAGTCACCTCAGTGACTGGATGGCCAAGTGTCCTGTTGAGAATCAGAG AAAGTCCTTGGCCTACAGAAGTCGAGAGCTGCTAAAGAAGTTAAAGCTGGCTGGAGTCGGAGAGAGACCTGTGGTCTGGGTAGCCCACAGTATGGGAG GATTGCTGGTGAAGAAAATGCTGCTGGATGCCTCTGAGGACCCAGAAATGCAGGCACTGTTAAACAACACCAAGGGCATTATGTTCTATAGTGTTCCTCACCACGGCACCTTTATGGCAGAGTACTCGGTCAATGTCAGATATCTCCTCTTTCCCTCAGTAGAAGTCAGAGAACTTTGTAAAG ACTCACCAGCACTGCGCAATCTGAATGAGAACTTCCTGGATATGGCAAAAGAAAAGGAATTTAAGGTGCTGAGCTTTACAGAGACGCTGCCAACCAACATCGGTCCAATGATCAAGATCCTAGTGGTGCCAACACAGTCAGCAA ATCTCGGCATCGGGGAGCTCATCGAGGTGGACGTAGATCATCTCAACATCTGCAAGCCAGAGAAGAAGGACTCATTTCTGTACAAGCGCAGCCTCCAGTTCATCCTGGAAGCTCTGCAGAGCTACATCAGCCACTGA
- the myct1a gene encoding myc target protein 1 homolog, which translates to MAENNTNLFLEILQSFDAFPLIIAFCVSIAVGLVLGALVYVILTWMSRRRAGSASITRRTPRQSRTSSRSRPGFNRNSSYDRRSNNSLVSAAFSFHRQTSSPDHLDPLGHKSSFRASTFHPLLQCSQIAREAEEGSQTTLPRTPTLTMSTGSAQTAAQPAATSPRPESFWGNNGLRGFNATQTPPPAYESIIRAYQETCT; encoded by the exons ATGGCTGAGAACAACACAAATCTCTTTCTGGAAATACTTCAGTCCTTTGATGCCT TCCCTCTGATCATAGCTTTCTGTGTGTCCATTGCTGTGGGCCTGGTGTTGGGGGCCTTGGTTTATGTGATTTTGACCTGGATGTCCCGACGCAGAGCCGGTTCTGCCAGCATCACCCGCCGCACTCCTCGCCAATCACGCACGTCTTCCCGTAGCCGTCCAGGTTTTAACCGCAACAGCAGCTACGACCGGCGCAGCAACAACAGTTTGGTCAGTGCTGCTTTCAGCTTCCACCGCCAGACTTCCTCCCCGGACCACCTCGACCCACTGGGGCACAAATCCAGCTTCAGGGCCTCTACCTTCCACCCTCTCCTGCAGTGCAGCCAAATCGCAAGGGAGGCAGAGGAAGGGAGCCAGACCACGCTGCCTCGTACACCAACTCTGACCATGTCCACCGGATCAGCTCAAACAGCAGCTCAGCCGGCTGCCACCTCACCCAGACCCGAGTCATTTTGGGGGAACAATGGCCTGAGGGGTTTCAATGCTACACAGACCCCACCTCCAGCCTATGAGAGCATTATTAGAGCATATCAGGAAACATGCACCTGA